Part of the Candidatus Woesearchaeota archaeon genome is shown below.
CTAATCATTCTTTTAGGGGTTATGGTAATTAATAGCTCACCGTCAAAAGAGGTGGTGGCATGATTGCTTGGTGGATTATTCCTGTGACTATGTGCGTTATGCTTATCAGCGCGCTTGGGGCAATACTCTTTAAAAAAGCAGCACCAACAATCAGTCTCCACCCCGTAAAATTACTCAAAAACTACTACTTCTGGACAGCGGGCATTGTCTATTTGCTCGGAGCGGTAGGGTACTACGCATTGTTACGCATCACTCCGCT
Proteins encoded:
- a CDS encoding multidrug transporter — translated: MIAWWIIPVTMCVMLISALGAILFKKAAPTISLHPVKLLKNYYFWTAGIVYLLGAVGYYALLRITPLSVLYPLSSFTYMWLAIIGYFHLNEPFNMRKIGGIALIMLGAFIITL